The following coding sequences lie in one Burkholderia cepacia genomic window:
- the phoU gene encoding phosphate signaling complex protein PhoU — protein MSDKHLSSQFDADLNAVSSKVLEMGGLVESQIVGAMYALNEFDRDTAEKVIAAEETLNAMEVDIDQECGNIIARRQPAARDLRLLMSISKTITNLERAGDEAEKIAKRVRRLVDEPAARTVNIAEIKVSGEMAVTILRRALDAFARLDTVAAAQIVKDDKEIDLEFRAFVRKLVSYMQEDPRTISVGLEYLFIAKAIERIGDHAKNIAEFIIYIVKGTDVRHQPRDTLDREANS, from the coding sequence ATGTCGGATAAACATCTGTCGAGCCAGTTCGACGCGGACCTGAATGCCGTGTCGTCGAAAGTGCTGGAAATGGGCGGGCTCGTCGAGTCGCAGATCGTCGGCGCGATGTACGCGCTGAACGAATTCGATCGCGATACGGCCGAGAAGGTGATCGCGGCCGAGGAAACGCTGAACGCGATGGAAGTCGACATCGACCAGGAGTGCGGCAACATCATCGCGCGGAGGCAGCCTGCCGCGCGTGACCTGCGTCTTTTGATGTCGATTTCGAAAACGATTACGAACCTCGAGCGCGCCGGCGACGAGGCCGAGAAGATCGCGAAGCGCGTGCGCCGCCTGGTCGACGAGCCGGCCGCGCGCACGGTCAATATCGCCGAGATCAAGGTGTCGGGCGAGATGGCCGTGACGATCCTGCGCCGCGCGCTCGACGCGTTTGCACGCCTCGACACGGTCGCGGCCGCGCAGATCGTCAAGGACGACAAGGAGATCGACCTGGAATTCCGTGCGTTCGTGCGCAAGCTCGTGTCGTACATGCAGGAAGATCCGCGCACGATCTCGGTCGGTCTCGAGTACCTGTTCATCGCGAAGGCAATCGAGCGGATCGGCGACCACGCGAAGAACATCGCCGAGTTCATCATCTACATCGTGAAGGGCACGGACGTGCGGCACCAGCCGCGCGACACGCTCGACCGTGAAGCCAACAGTTAA
- the phoB gene encoding phosphate regulon transcriptional regulator PhoB: MPSNILVVEDEPAISELISVNLQHAGHCPIRAYNAEQAQNLISDVLPDLVLLDWMLPGKSGIAFARDLRNNERTKHIPIIMLTARGDEQDKVLGLEIGADDYVTKPFSPKELMARIKAVLRRRAPQLTEDVVSINGLRLDPATHRVAAHGDGSEIKLDLGPTEFRLLHFFMTHPERVHSRTQLLDQVWGDHVFVEERTVDVHIKRLRAALKPAGCDAMIETVRGSGYRLAKHA, from the coding sequence ATGCCCAGCAACATTCTCGTCGTTGAAGATGAGCCCGCGATTTCCGAACTGATCTCGGTGAATCTCCAGCACGCCGGTCACTGCCCGATCCGTGCGTACAACGCCGAACAGGCGCAGAACCTGATCAGCGACGTGCTGCCCGATCTCGTGCTGCTCGACTGGATGCTGCCGGGCAAGTCCGGTATCGCGTTCGCGCGCGACCTGCGCAACAACGAACGGACCAAACACATCCCGATCATCATGCTGACTGCTCGCGGCGACGAGCAGGACAAGGTGCTCGGCCTCGAAATCGGCGCGGACGACTACGTGACGAAGCCGTTCTCGCCGAAGGAACTGATGGCGCGGATCAAGGCCGTGCTGCGCCGCCGTGCGCCGCAGTTGACCGAGGACGTCGTGTCGATCAACGGGCTGCGCCTCGACCCGGCCACGCATCGCGTCGCCGCGCACGGCGACGGCAGCGAGATCAAGCTCGATCTCGGCCCGACCGAGTTCCGCCTGCTGCATTTCTTCATGACGCATCCGGAACGCGTGCACAGCCGAACGCAACTGCTCGACCAGGTGTGGGGCGACCATGTGTTCGTCGAGGAGCGTACCGTCGACGTGCACATCAAACGATTGCGCGCGGCCTTGAAACCGGCCGGTTGCGATGCGATGATCGAGACCGTGCGCGGCAGCGGCTACCGGCTCGCCAAGCACGCGTAA
- the phoR gene encoding phosphate regulon sensor histidine kinase PhoR, with protein MNIIWARFLVSLVLLVLIGVLVGVFAGPTAGLVFVVVMLVAQGFFSTFHTQRLWRLLDAPVYGEVPSAPGIWGEIYYRLHKLAKQWHAQVRQVEQQHSRFIQAIQASPNGVAMLDDHDQIEWCNAIAEVHFGLDAKRDLRQHITNLVRHPDFVRYLNAQHYDETLMMRGMGDSRQNVLAVQVFPYGENRKLLLTQDITELERTDAMRRDFVANVSHELKTPLTVLSGFLETMRELPLNEEDRARYLEMMEQQASRMRHIVTDLLVLAKLEGESKPPLDRAIDMRAVFDHLKEDARTLSNGHHDIAFTIDETLGVTGAQTELFSAFANLVTNAIRYTPEGGKIVVTWRREGAQGVFSVTDSGFGIPAADLPRLTERFYRVDRSRSRDTGGTGLGLAIVKHVLQRHDAHLYVQSEEGRGSTFTARFPGSRIIAIRPAAYEA; from the coding sequence ATGAACATCATCTGGGCGCGCTTTCTGGTGTCGCTCGTGCTGCTCGTGCTGATCGGCGTATTGGTCGGCGTCTTCGCCGGCCCGACCGCGGGCCTCGTGTTCGTGGTCGTGATGCTGGTCGCGCAGGGCTTTTTCAGCACCTTCCATACGCAGCGTCTGTGGCGCCTGCTCGACGCGCCGGTCTACGGCGAAGTGCCGAGCGCGCCGGGCATCTGGGGCGAGATCTACTATCGCCTGCACAAGCTCGCGAAGCAGTGGCATGCGCAGGTGCGGCAGGTCGAGCAACAGCATTCGCGCTTCATCCAGGCGATCCAGGCGTCGCCGAACGGCGTCGCGATGCTCGACGACCACGACCAGATCGAGTGGTGCAACGCGATCGCCGAGGTTCATTTCGGCCTCGATGCGAAGCGCGACCTGCGCCAGCACATCACGAACCTGGTGCGCCATCCCGACTTCGTCCGCTACCTGAATGCGCAGCACTACGACGAGACGCTCATGATGCGCGGCATGGGCGACTCGCGGCAGAACGTGCTGGCCGTGCAGGTGTTTCCGTACGGCGAGAACCGCAAGCTGCTGCTCACGCAGGACATCACCGAGCTCGAGCGCACCGACGCGATGCGGCGCGACTTCGTCGCGAACGTGTCGCACGAGCTGAAGACGCCGCTCACCGTGCTGTCGGGCTTCCTCGAGACGATGCGCGAACTGCCGCTGAACGAGGAAGACCGCGCGCGCTATCTCGAAATGATGGAGCAGCAGGCCTCGCGGATGCGGCATATCGTGACCGATCTGCTGGTGCTCGCGAAGCTGGAAGGCGAGAGCAAGCCGCCGCTCGATCGCGCGATCGACATGCGCGCGGTGTTCGATCATCTGAAGGAGGATGCACGGACGCTGTCGAACGGGCATCACGACATCGCGTTCACGATCGACGAGACGCTCGGCGTCACGGGTGCGCAGACGGAGCTGTTCAGCGCCTTTGCGAATCTCGTCACGAACGCGATCCGCTATACGCCGGAAGGCGGCAAGATCGTCGTCACGTGGCGGCGCGAGGGTGCGCAGGGCGTGTTTTCCGTCACGGACAGCGGCTTCGGCATTCCGGCCGCCGATCTGCCGCGGCTCACCGAGCGCTTCTATCGCGTCGACCGCAGTCGTTCGCGCGATACGGGGGGGACCGGGCTCGGGCTCGCGATCGTCAAGCACGTGCTGCAGCGGCACGACGCGCACCTGTACGTGCAGAGCGAGGAAGGGCGCGGCAGCACGTTTACCGCGCGGTTCCCGGGCTCGCGCATCATCGCGATCCGTCCGGCCGCGTACGAGGCGTGA
- the ppk1 gene encoding polyphosphate kinase 1: MSVRYPLLNRELGILGFNERVLAQAADPQVPLLERLRFICITSSNLDEFFEVRMAGLQEQIRDNPGALTPDGMSLQHAYDLVVERAQRLVHRQYTMLHETVLPALEQEGIYFHASDTWNDEQLEWARRYFLDELLPVLTPIGLDPAHPFPRVLNKSLNFVVELEGRDAFGRQAVMGIVQAPRALPRVVRMPHALSGFEHGFVLLSSFMQRFVGELFPQLVVKSCNQFRITRNSELFVDEDEITNLRVALQGELPARHLGNAVRLEVSADTPLHIVRRLLEESELGDKDCYRVTGSVNLVRLMQIPDLVDRPDLKFTPFTASIPAAVTNAPTMFDAIDNGDILLHHPYESFQPVLELLQQAAKDPSVVAIKQTIYRTGTDSPLMDALMEAARNGKEVTVVVELLARFDEETNINWASQLEAVGAHVVYGVVGHKCHAKMMLIVRRVVRAGKASLRRYVHLGTGNYHPRTARLYTDFGLMTADQKICEDVHHVFQQLTGIGGELSLHELWQSPFTLHPRIIDAIRAEIDNARAGKRARVVAKMNALLEPSVIAALYEASQAGVKVDLIVRGVCALKPGVPGLSENITVRSIVGRFLEHHRIYYFHAGGAEDVYLSSADWMDRNLFRRVEVAFPIRERKLKRRVIAEGLSVCLGDNQSAWLMHSDGHYRRRRSGKTIRNAQLGLLAKFCS, encoded by the coding sequence ATGTCCGTCCGTTATCCGCTTCTCAATCGTGAACTCGGCATCCTCGGTTTCAACGAGCGCGTGCTGGCCCAGGCGGCCGACCCTCAAGTCCCGTTGCTCGAGCGTCTCCGTTTCATCTGCATCACCAGCAGCAATCTCGACGAATTCTTCGAAGTCCGCATGGCCGGCCTTCAGGAACAGATCCGCGACAACCCCGGCGCACTGACACCCGACGGCATGTCGTTACAGCATGCTTACGATCTCGTCGTCGAACGCGCGCAGCGGCTCGTCCATCGACAGTACACGATGCTGCACGAAACCGTGCTGCCCGCGCTCGAACAGGAAGGCATCTATTTCCACGCGAGCGACACGTGGAACGACGAGCAGCTCGAATGGGCGCGGCGTTACTTCCTCGACGAGCTGCTGCCCGTGCTGACGCCGATCGGCCTCGATCCGGCGCACCCGTTCCCGCGCGTGCTGAACAAGAGCCTGAACTTCGTCGTCGAGCTCGAAGGCCGCGACGCGTTCGGCCGCCAGGCCGTGATGGGTATCGTGCAGGCGCCGCGCGCGCTGCCGCGCGTCGTGCGCATGCCGCATGCGCTCTCGGGTTTCGAGCACGGCTTCGTGCTGCTGAGCTCGTTCATGCAGCGCTTCGTCGGCGAACTTTTCCCGCAGCTCGTCGTGAAGAGCTGCAACCAGTTCCGCATCACGCGCAACAGCGAGCTGTTCGTCGACGAAGACGAAATCACGAACCTGCGCGTTGCGCTGCAGGGCGAACTGCCCGCGCGCCACCTCGGCAACGCGGTGCGTCTCGAAGTGTCGGCCGACACGCCGCTGCACATCGTGCGGCGCCTGCTCGAGGAAAGCGAGCTCGGCGACAAGGACTGCTATCGCGTGACCGGGTCCGTGAACCTCGTGCGCCTGATGCAGATTCCCGATCTCGTCGACCGCCCCGACCTGAAGTTCACGCCGTTCACCGCGTCGATTCCGGCCGCGGTCACGAACGCGCCGACGATGTTCGACGCGATCGACAACGGCGACATCCTGCTGCACCACCCGTACGAGAGCTTCCAGCCCGTGCTCGAACTGCTGCAGCAGGCCGCGAAGGACCCGAGCGTCGTCGCGATCAAGCAGACGATCTACCGCACCGGCACCGATTCGCCGCTGATGGACGCACTGATGGAAGCCGCGCGCAACGGCAAGGAAGTGACCGTCGTCGTCGAGCTGCTCGCGCGCTTCGACGAGGAAACCAACATCAACTGGGCGTCGCAGCTCGAGGCCGTCGGCGCGCACGTCGTGTACGGCGTGGTCGGCCACAAGTGCCACGCGAAGATGATGCTGATCGTGCGGCGTGTCGTGCGGGCCGGCAAGGCGTCGCTGCGCCGCTACGTGCACCTCGGCACCGGCAACTACCACCCGCGCACGGCACGCCTCTACACCGACTTCGGGCTGATGACGGCCGACCAGAAGATCTGCGAGGACGTCCATCACGTGTTCCAGCAACTGACGGGGATCGGCGGCGAACTCTCGCTGCACGAGCTGTGGCAGTCGCCGTTCACGCTGCATCCACGCATCATCGACGCGATCCGCGCGGAAATCGACAACGCGCGCGCCGGCAAGCGTGCGCGCGTCGTCGCGAAGATGAACGCGCTGCTGGAGCCGTCCGTGATCGCCGCGCTGTACGAAGCGTCGCAGGCCGGCGTCAAGGTCGACCTGATCGTGCGCGGCGTCTGCGCACTGAAGCCCGGCGTGCCGGGGCTGTCGGAAAACATCACGGTGCGCTCGATCGTCGGCCGCTTCCTCGAGCACCACCGGATCTACTACTTCCACGCGGGCGGTGCAGAGGACGTCTATCTGTCGAGCGCCGACTGGATGGACCGCAACCTGTTCCGCCGCGTCGAAGTCGCGTTCCCGATCCGCGAGCGCAAGCTCAAGCGGCGCGTGATCGCCGAGGGCCTATCGGTATGTCTCGGCGACAACCAGTCGGCGTGGCTCATGCACAGCGACGGCCACTACCGCCGCCGCCGCTCCGGCAAGACGATCCGCAATGCGCAACTCGGACTGCTCGCGAAGTTCTGCTCGTAA
- the ppx gene encoding exopolyphosphatase, producing the protein MVTTPHLLAAVDLGSNSFRLIVGRVEETPAGSQIYPVDALREPVRLAAGLSSDKMLDRASQERGWEALKRFGERLRDFHPDHVRAVATNTLRVAKNAGEFLGEAEAALGFPIEVIAGREEARLIYAGAAHSVPASAGKRLVVDIGGGSTEFIIGSHYTPIVMESLYIGCVSHSRTFFPAGNVDEYTMRQAELAAKREIQIISSEYKKAGWDQAIGSSGTARALAELVEANGFNDPGITHGISRGGLERLKRALIKSENVNRLKLVALKPDRVPVLAGGLAIMLAVFEELGVDYVDTTDGALRLGVLYDLLGRTQHEDMRAVTVEGFTRRYGVDRAQAERIGALAGRFYDELEEDDEEAREEGRMFLGWAAALHEIGLSISHSAYHKHSAYIASNADMPGFSRTDQARLAALVLGHAGKLGKLSQAREVEWPLLFCLRLAALLCRRRTDAGLPDISVSQMKKGGYEVRLPSAWVEQNPLTDYSLSQEAAEWEKVGIPYRVVYTGA; encoded by the coding sequence ATGGTTACAACCCCCCACTTGCTGGCTGCCGTGGATCTCGGCTCGAACAGCTTCCGGCTGATCGTCGGTCGCGTCGAGGAAACGCCGGCGGGCAGCCAGATCTATCCCGTCGACGCGCTGCGCGAGCCCGTTCGGCTGGCCGCGGGCCTGTCGAGCGACAAGATGCTCGATCGTGCGTCGCAGGAGCGTGGCTGGGAGGCGCTCAAGCGGTTCGGCGAGCGTCTGCGCGATTTCCATCCCGATCATGTGCGGGCGGTGGCGACCAACACGCTGCGCGTCGCGAAGAACGCCGGCGAGTTTCTCGGCGAGGCTGAAGCAGCGCTCGGTTTTCCGATCGAAGTGATCGCGGGCCGCGAAGAAGCGCGGCTGATCTATGCGGGCGCCGCGCACTCGGTGCCGGCGAGCGCCGGCAAGCGGCTCGTCGTCGACATCGGCGGCGGCTCGACCGAATTCATCATCGGCTCGCACTACACGCCGATCGTGATGGAGAGTCTGTATATCGGCTGCGTGAGCCACAGCCGCACGTTCTTTCCGGCCGGCAACGTCGACGAATACACGATGCGGCAGGCCGAACTCGCGGCCAAGCGCGAGATCCAGATCATTTCGAGCGAGTACAAGAAGGCCGGCTGGGACCAGGCGATCGGTTCGTCCGGCACCGCGCGTGCGCTTGCGGAACTCGTCGAGGCGAACGGCTTCAACGATCCGGGCATCACGCACGGCATTTCACGCGGCGGACTCGAGCGCCTGAAGCGCGCGCTGATCAAGTCGGAGAACGTCAACCGACTGAAACTGGTCGCGCTGAAGCCCGATCGCGTGCCCGTGCTCGCGGGCGGCCTCGCGATCATGCTCGCGGTGTTCGAGGAGCTCGGCGTCGATTACGTCGATACGACCGACGGCGCGCTGCGTCTCGGCGTGCTGTACGACCTGCTCGGCCGGACGCAGCACGAGGACATGCGTGCGGTGACCGTCGAGGGCTTCACGCGTCGCTACGGCGTCGATCGCGCGCAGGCCGAGCGGATCGGTGCGCTCGCCGGGCGTTTCTACGACGAACTCGAGGAAGACGACGAAGAGGCGCGCGAGGAAGGACGGATGTTCCTCGGCTGGGCGGCTGCGTTGCATGAGATCGGCCTGTCGATCTCGCACAGCGCGTATCACAAGCATTCGGCCTATATCGCGAGCAACGCGGACATGCCGGGTTTTTCGCGCACCGACCAGGCGCGGCTCGCCGCGCTCGTGCTCGGTCATGCGGGCAAGCTCGGCAAGCTGTCGCAGGCGCGCGAGGTCGAGTGGCCGCTGCTGTTCTGTCTGCGACTCGCGGCGCTGCTGTGCCGGCGCCGGACCGATGCGGGGCTGCCCGACATTTCCGTTTCGCAGATGAAGAAGGGTGGGTATGAAGTGCGCTTGCCGAGCGCATGGGTCGAGCAGAACCCGTTGACCGACTACAGCCTCAGCCAGGAGGCTGCCGAGTGGGAGAAGGTCGGTATCCCGTATCGCGTGGTGTACACCGGCGCGTAA
- the sixA gene encoding phosphohistidine phosphatase SixA, with protein MMNLILWRHAEAEDYATSDLARQLTVRGRKDAQAMAKWLRSRLETNSVILASPAARTVQTVEALTDQYRTVDALAPGGSVDDVLEAAGWPEGIAPTVVIVGHQPTLGSVAAQLIAGGDDSWSVKKGGIVWLASRTRDGSRQAVLRAVLTPELV; from the coding sequence ATGATGAACCTGATCCTGTGGCGTCACGCCGAAGCCGAAGACTACGCGACGAGCGATCTCGCGCGCCAACTGACCGTTCGTGGCCGCAAGGACGCGCAGGCGATGGCCAAATGGCTGCGCAGCAGGCTCGAGACGAACAGCGTGATCCTCGCGAGCCCGGCGGCCCGTACCGTGCAGACGGTCGAGGCGCTGACCGATCAGTACCGGACCGTCGATGCGCTCGCACCGGGCGGCAGTGTCGACGACGTGCTGGAAGCGGCAGGCTGGCCGGAAGGCATCGCGCCGACGGTCGTGATCGTCGGACACCAGCCGACGCTCGGCAGCGTCGCCGCGCAATTGATCGCCGGCGGCGACGACAGCTGGAGCGTCAAGAAGGGGGGAATCGTGTGGTTGGCGAGCCGCACGCGTGACGGTAGCCGGCAGGCCGTATTGCGCGCGGTATTGACGCCGGAACTGGTGTGA
- a CDS encoding GNAT family N-acetyltransferase, with translation MRELPTPTLPFASLPLDTSRRHLPRASETVTSEYRLRAAWARTEDELREAQRLRYSVFAEEMGAQVSGPSGLDVDPFDAYCDHLLVRDLDTLKVVGTYRVLPPHQAARVGRLYAEGEFDLSRLTHLRGKMVEVGRSCVHSDYRSGAVIMALWGGLGAYMMQNGYETMLGCASVSMADGGHYAANLYQSLSAGSLTAPEYRAFPHTALPVDELQTGTVVAPPPLIKGYLRLGAKICGAPAWDPDFNCADFLTLFRLSDINARYARHFLG, from the coding sequence ATGCGAGAACTGCCGACGCCTACGCTCCCTTTTGCCTCGCTGCCCCTCGACACGTCGCGGCGCCACCTGCCGCGTGCCAGTGAAACCGTCACATCGGAGTATCGCCTGCGCGCCGCATGGGCGCGCACGGAAGACGAATTGCGCGAAGCCCAGCGCCTGCGCTACAGCGTGTTCGCCGAAGAGATGGGCGCGCAGGTCAGCGGCCCGTCCGGTCTCGACGTCGATCCGTTCGACGCGTACTGCGACCACCTGCTGGTTCGCGATCTCGACACGTTGAAAGTTGTCGGTACGTACCGCGTGCTGCCGCCGCACCAGGCAGCGCGCGTCGGCCGCCTGTACGCCGAAGGCGAATTCGACCTGTCGCGCCTCACACACCTGCGCGGCAAGATGGTCGAGGTCGGTCGCTCGTGCGTGCACAGCGACTACCGCAGCGGCGCCGTCATCATGGCGCTGTGGGGCGGCCTCGGCGCGTACATGATGCAGAACGGCTACGAGACGATGCTCGGCTGCGCGAGCGTGTCGATGGCCGACGGCGGCCACTATGCGGCGAACCTGTACCAGTCGCTGTCGGCCGGTTCGCTGACGGCGCCCGAGTACCGCGCGTTCCCGCACACGGCACTGCCGGTCGACGAGCTGCAAACGGGCACCGTCGTCGCGCCGCCGCCGCTGATCAAGGGCTACCTGCGTCTCGGCGCGAAGATTTGCGGCGCACCGGCCTGGGATCCCGACTTCAACTGCGCGGATTTCCTGACGCTGTTCCGCCTGTCCGACATCAACGCGCGCTACGCCCGCCACTTCCTGGGCTGA
- a CDS encoding MATE family efflux transporter: MSESALPHGAGAGSATVTHRRVLALAFPIVLANLTQPILGAVDTAVAGHLDGAQYLGGVALGGLFFNFVFWGFGFLRMGTTGLVAQAHGAGDTAGIRLNLLRALIVAFALGTAVLALQVPLLSFALSALGGSDAVRATALAYSHARIWSAPFALANYVVLGYLLGVQRVRLALVAQVFINAVNIGAVLLYVYGFGWGIAGIGAATATADACGFALGAWILWRLRPRGLAPIAVRALADRVALKRLIALNRDIFLRTLCLLGAFGWFAHLGAKQGDATLAANALLLNFQTFMAYGLDGFAHAAEALVGAAAGARDRRAFRQAVRVTLLWSALGALLFALVYWAAGGWIVARLTDQAEIRAVALRYLPWAAISPIVSVWGFLLDGVFIGATQTQSLMRAMIVSFSIFIAATLAAVGTFGNHGLWFALLLFMAARGATLARYLPGLLRRIGADAQATSTAHA, encoded by the coding sequence ATGTCCGAATCCGCGTTACCGCACGGCGCCGGCGCCGGCTCGGCCACCGTCACGCACCGGCGCGTCCTCGCGCTCGCCTTCCCGATCGTCCTTGCGAACCTGACCCAGCCGATCCTTGGCGCCGTCGACACGGCCGTCGCCGGTCACCTCGACGGCGCGCAGTATCTGGGCGGCGTCGCGCTCGGCGGGCTGTTCTTCAATTTCGTGTTCTGGGGTTTCGGCTTCCTGCGGATGGGAACGACCGGTCTCGTCGCACAGGCGCATGGCGCCGGCGACACCGCCGGGATTCGCCTGAACCTGCTGCGCGCGCTGATCGTCGCATTCGCGCTCGGCACAGCCGTGCTCGCGCTGCAGGTGCCGCTGCTGTCGTTCGCGCTGTCCGCGCTTGGCGGCAGCGATGCCGTCCGCGCAACGGCGCTCGCGTACAGCCATGCGCGGATCTGGAGCGCGCCTTTCGCGCTCGCGAACTATGTCGTGCTCGGCTACCTCCTCGGCGTGCAGCGCGTGCGGCTCGCGCTCGTCGCGCAGGTGTTCATCAACGCGGTGAACATCGGCGCCGTCCTGCTCTATGTGTACGGCTTCGGCTGGGGCATCGCCGGCATCGGCGCCGCAACCGCCACCGCGGATGCCTGCGGTTTCGCGCTCGGCGCGTGGATCCTGTGGCGGCTGCGCCCGCGCGGCCTTGCGCCGATCGCGGTACGCGCGCTCGCCGACCGCGTCGCGCTCAAACGGCTGATCGCGCTCAATCGCGACATCTTCCTGCGCACGCTGTGCCTGCTCGGTGCGTTCGGCTGGTTCGCGCACCTCGGTGCGAAACAGGGCGACGCGACGCTTGCGGCAAACGCACTGCTGCTGAATTTCCAGACCTTCATGGCCTATGGCCTCGACGGCTTCGCGCATGCGGCCGAGGCGCTCGTCGGCGCGGCGGCCGGCGCGCGCGACCGCCGCGCATTCCGGCAGGCCGTACGCGTCACGCTGCTCTGGTCGGCACTCGGCGCGCTGCTGTTCGCGCTCGTCTACTGGGCGGCGGGCGGCTGGATCGTCGCGCGCCTGACCGATCAGGCCGAGATCCGCGCCGTCGCGCTGCGCTACCTGCCGTGGGCTGCGATCTCGCCGATCGTGTCGGTCTGGGGCTTCCTGCTCGATGGCGTCTTCATCGGCGCCACGCAGACGCAATCGCTGATGCGCGCGATGATCGTGTCGTTCTCGATCTTCATCGCGGCCACGCTCGCCGCCGTCGGCACGTTCGGCAATCACGGCCTCTGGTTCGCGCTGCTGCTGTTCATGGCCGCGCGCGGGGCGACGCTTGCGCGCTACCTGCCCGGGCTGCTGCGACGCATCGGCGCCGACGCGCAGGCGACGTCCACCGCCCACGCGTGA
- a CDS encoding DUF2288 domain-containing protein, translating into MSSDHQSAAGASHSPLYAKLLGETAKIDWCDLERFFAQGKLLSVARDLDLVSVAEAVASDDAEQVTRWLSAGLVARMPAETAADYAARNPELWAVVVSPWVCVQERA; encoded by the coding sequence ATGTCCTCTGATCACCAATCCGCCGCGGGCGCGTCGCACAGCCCGCTCTACGCCAAGCTCCTCGGCGAGACCGCCAAGATCGACTGGTGCGATCTCGAACGCTTCTTCGCGCAGGGCAAGCTGCTGTCCGTCGCGCGCGACCTCGATCTCGTCAGCGTCGCGGAAGCGGTCGCCAGCGACGATGCCGAGCAGGTCACGCGCTGGCTGTCGGCCGGCCTCGTCGCACGCATGCCGGCCGAAACGGCCGCCGACTACGCGGCGCGCAACCCGGAGCTGTGGGCGGTCGTCGTCTCGCCGTGGGTCTGCGTGCAGGAACGCGCCTGA